One genomic segment of Hordeum vulgare subsp. vulgare chromosome 2H, MorexV3_pseudomolecules_assembly, whole genome shotgun sequence includes these proteins:
- the LOC123428348 gene encoding pyruvate kinase, cytosolic isozyme-like, which produces MANIDMAAVLADLERDAAADARTPRTKLVCTLGPASRSVPMLEKLLRAGMNVARFNFSHGTHEYHQETLDALRQAMHNTGILCAVMLDTKGPEIRTGFLKDGKPIKLTKGQEITVSTDYDIKGDTNTISMSYKKLPQDVKPGHVILCADGTISLAVLSCDPEAGTVRCRCENTAMLGERKNCNLPGIVVDLPTLTEKDKEDILGWGVPNDIDMIALSFVRKGSDLVTVRQLLGQHAKRIKLMSKVENQEGIVNFDDILRETDAFMVARGDLGMEIPVEKIFLAQKMMIYKCNLAGKPVVTATQMLESMIKSPRPTRAEATDVANAVLDGTDCVMLSGESAAGAYPEVAVKIMARICVEAESSLDNDAVFKEMIKAAPLPMSPLESLASSAVRTANKARATLIVVLTRGGTTAKLVAKYRPRVPILSVVVPVLTTDSFDWTISSEGPARHSLIYRGLIPLLAEGSAKATDSESTEEILQAALKSAVKKQLCKAGDAVVVLHRIGVASVIKICTVQ; this is translated from the exons ATGGCGAACATCGACATGGCGGCGGTGCTGGCGGACCTGGAGCGGGACGCGGCGGCGGACGCGCGGACGCCTCGGACCAAGCTCGTGTGCACGCTCGGCCCGGCCTCCCGCTCCGTGCCCATGCTCGAGAAGCTGCTCCGCGCCGGGATGAACGTCGCGCGCTTCAACTTCTCCCACGGCACCCACGAGTACCACCAGGAGACCCTCGACGCCCTCCGCCAGGCCATGCACAACACCGGCATCCTCTGCGCCGTCATGCTCGACACCAAG GGACCTGAGATTCGTACTGGATTTTTGAAGGATGGTAAACCAATCAAACTGACAAAGGGTCAAGAAATCACTGTTTCCACTGACTATGATATCAAGGGCGATACAAACACGATCTCCATGAGTTACAAGAAACTTCCTCAGGATGTGAAGCCTGGGCATGTCATACTATGTGCTGATGGTACCATCTCCTTGGCTGTTCTGTCTTGCGACCCAGAAGCTGGAACTGTCAGATGTAGGTGTGAGAACACTGCAATGCTTGGAGAGAGGAAGAATTGTAATCTGCCAGGAATTGTCGTCGACCTTCCTACGCtgacggagaaggataaggaggacatTTTGGGATGGGGCGTGCCAAATGACattgacatgattgctttgtcgtTTGTCCGCAAAGGATCAGATTTGGTGACCGTCAGGCAGCTTCTTGGACAGCATGCAAAGCGCATCAAGTTAATGTCAAAG GTTGAAAACCAAGAGGGCATTGTAAACTTTGATGACATTCTGAGGGAAACCGATGCCTTTATGGTTGCTAGAGGTGATCTTGGAATGGAGATTCCAGTCGAGAAGATATTCCTTGCACAGAAAATGATGATCTACAAGTGCAACCTTGCTGGCAAGCCTGTGGTCACAGCGACACAGATGCTTGAGTCCATGATCAAGTCCCCCAGGCCAACTCGCGCTGAGGCTACCGACGTTGCAAATGCTGTGCTTGATGGAACTGATTGTGTCATGCTCAGTGGTGAAAGTGCTGCTGGAGCATACCCCGAGGTGGCTGTGAAGATCATGGCTCGCATCTGCGTGGAGGCGGAGTCTTCCCTGGACAACGACGCCGTCTTCAAGGAGATGATCAAGGCCGCACCCCTCCCGATGAGCCCGCTCGAGTCCCTCGCCTCCTCGGCGGTGCGGACTGCCAACAAGGCCAGGGCCACTCTGATCGTCGTCCTGACCCGTGGCGGCACCACGGCCAAGCTGGTTGCCAAGTACCGGCCCAGGGTTCCGATCCTTTCGGTGGTCGTCCCGGTGCTGACGACCGACTCGTTCGACTGGACCATTAGCTCCGAGGGCCCCGCCAGGCACAGCCTGATCTACAGAGGCCTGATCCCGCTCCTTGCCGAAGGCTCTGCCAAGGCCACAGACTCAGAGTCGACAGAGGAGATCCTCCAGGCTGCGCTCAAGTCGGCCGTGAAGAAGCAGCTCTGCAAGGCCGGCGATGCTGTCGTCGTCCTGCACCGCATCGGCGTCGCCTCCGTCATCAAGATCTGCACCGTCCAGTGA